Proteins found in one Labrus bergylta chromosome 8, fLabBer1.1, whole genome shotgun sequence genomic segment:
- the prss35 gene encoding inactive serine protease 35 — MGPIPLCVLLPLTVLAVVVAVAAEGNAVQDEYTWPQWKVPLVRKRRTVPLSSPNFSARPQSELSGTCGIECQRRLPAISLDDLEQLLSYETVYENGTRTYTSVSVQGFNEVTAWSGNISSSSRRKREVYGTDTRFTISDKQFSTKYPFSTSVKISTGCSGVLVSPKHVLTAAHCIHDGKDYLDGVQKLRVGILKEKSRRGKGGKGRGGRGKGKRRKEDKGKEEVEEKEDNGGRGEGKGKQRGGKRRSRRSAKSEKPSFRWTRVKQTQVPKGWFKGVSDGLAADYDYAVLELKKAPKVKHMDLGVIPSLKKLPAGRIHFSGFDDDRPGNLVYRFCSVSDESNDLLYQHCDAKPGSSGSGVYIRLKEPGKKKWTRKIIGVFSGHQWVDVNGDGTQQDYNVAVRITPLKYAQICYWVHGDSSECRVA; from the coding sequence ATGGGCCCCATACCCCTGTGTGTCCTGCTCCCGCTGACGGTGCTCGCTGTGGTTGTGGCTGTTGCTGCTGAGGGGAATGCAGTGCAGGATGAGTATACCTGGCCACAGTGGAAGGTCCCTCTGGTTAGGAAAAGACGCACTGTGCCTCTCAGCAGCCCAAACTTCTCAGCTCGTCCTCAGTCTGAGCTGAGTGGGACCTGTGGGATTGAGTGTCAGCGTCGCCTTCCCGCCATTTCTCTGGATGACCTTGAACAGCTCCTGTCCTACGAGACTGTTTACGAGAACGGAACGCGCACATATACCTCTGTTTCTGTGCAGGGCTTCAATGAGGTGACTGCGTGGTCCGGGAACATCTCGTCCAGTTCACGTCGCAAACGAGAGGTGTACGGCACAGATACCCGCTTCACCATCTCTGACAAGCAGTTTTCAACCAAATATCCCTTCTCCACCTCTGTAAAGATCTCAACTGGATGCTCTGGAGTTCTTGTGTCACCCAAGCATGTTCTTACTGCTGCCCACTGCATCCATGACGGAAAGGATTATCTAGATGGCGTGCAGAAGCTTCGTGTTGGTATTCTAAAGGAAAAGTCCAGACGAGGGAAAGGAGGCAAGGGAAGAGGAGGGCGAGGAAAGGGCAAGAGGAGAAAGGAAGACAAAGGcaaagaggaagtggaggagaaggaagacaATGGTGgtagaggagaaggaaaaggaaaacagagaggTGGAAAGAGACGGAGTCGTCGCAGTGCGAAGTCTGAGAAACCTTCATTCAGGTGGACCAGGGTCAAGCAGACCCAGGTCCCTAAGGGTTGGTTCAAAGGTGTGTCTGACGGACTGGCTGCGGATTATGACTACGCTGTTCTGGAGTTGAAGAAGGCCCCAAAGGTCAAACACATGGATCTGGGTGTTATCCCCTCCCTGAAGAAGCTTCCTGCTGGACGGATCCACTTCTCTGGCTTTGATGACGACCGGCCTGGAAACCTGGTGTACCGGTTCTGCTCCGTCTCAGATGAGTCCAACGATTTGTTGTATCAGCACTGTGATGCCAAACCAGGCTCCAGCGGCTCGGGAGTCTACATCCGCCTCAAAGAGCCTGGCAAGAAGAAGTGGACGAGGAAGATCATTGGGGTGTTTTCTGGTCATCAGTGGGTGGATGTAAACGGGGACGGGACGCAGCAGGATTACAATGTGGCGGTGAGGATAACTCCTCTTAAATATGCTCAGATCTGCTACTGGGTCCACGGGGACTCAAGCGAGTGCCGGGTAGCTTAA